A stretch of Paenibacillus sp. URB8-2 DNA encodes these proteins:
- a CDS encoding MBL fold metallo-hydrolase: MLKTGLTDTWEVATGIVGLRTLFVNVAFLGHAGGDWILVDAGLGMFAGSIRKLARERFGRPPVAIILTHGHFDHVGTLGELIEEWSVPVFAHLLELPFLTGERDYPPGDPSVGGGMMAEVSPLYPHRGINLGGAVSALPQDGSVPGAQGWRWVHTPGHTPGHISLFRDADKALIAGDAFITVKQESALSVVQQSKEIHGPPTYFTTDWAAAEKSVVMLAGMKPLIALTGHGLPVSGAELTVRLKELAGHFKEMAVPDHGKYLS; this comes from the coding sequence ATGCTGAAAACGGGCTTAACGGATACGTGGGAAGTTGCTACCGGCATCGTCGGTCTTAGGACGCTGTTCGTCAACGTTGCCTTTCTTGGGCATGCCGGAGGCGACTGGATTCTGGTGGACGCGGGGCTCGGCATGTTCGCTGGCAGCATCCGCAAGCTGGCCCGGGAACGGTTCGGCCGTCCGCCGGTGGCGATTATCCTGACCCACGGCCATTTCGACCATGTCGGCACGCTTGGCGAACTTATTGAAGAATGGAGCGTCCCTGTATTCGCCCATTTGCTGGAGCTCCCTTTTCTGACGGGCGAGCGGGACTATCCTCCCGGCGACCCTTCCGTCGGCGGAGGTATGATGGCCGAGGTTTCTCCCTTGTATCCCCACCGGGGAATCAATCTGGGCGGCGCGGTATCCGCGCTGCCGCAGGACGGCAGTGTTCCGGGGGCACAGGGATGGCGCTGGGTGCATACGCCCGGCCATACTCCCGGGCATATTTCTCTGTTTCGTGACGCTGACAAGGCGCTTATTGCAGGGGACGCCTTCATCACCGTTAAGCAGGAATCCGCTCTCTCCGTCGTTCAGCAGAGCAAGGAAATTCATGGGCCGCCGACCTATTTTACAACCGACTGGGCGGCCGCCGAGAAGTCGGTCGTTATGCTCGCCGGCATGAAGCCTCTGATAGCGCTGACCGGCCACGGCCTGCCTGTAAGCGGGGCGGAGCTGACCGTCCGGCTTAAGGAATTGGCTGGCCATTTCAAAGAAATGGCGGTCCCGGACCACGGGAAATATTTAAGCTAG
- a CDS encoding helix-turn-helix domain-containing protein yields the protein MPTNQSEPYMIQAWSLVNRKYLGKGVRIKRFRRPQRSQIRNRVLLAVLMSRDIKLSRLAEELSVSSRSVSAWVYESRIPSKTNMDKACRFLGYPQHVLFNEALLRQSPILCQPSSSRFMKRSAEQPHRSDILTGLCMVHDLSVTDAARWIGVHPGTFRKWMHQSLLPAPSLQEKAEAFFRIPRAILFADCVPAKKHN from the coding sequence ATGCCTACAAATCAGTCAGAGCCTTATATGATACAGGCGTGGTCTCTGGTCAACCGCAAGTATTTGGGAAAGGGCGTCCGGATCAAAAGATTCCGCCGTCCCCAAAGAAGCCAGATCCGCAACCGCGTGCTGCTCGCCGTGCTGATGTCCCGGGACATCAAGCTGTCCCGTCTTGCGGAAGAGCTCTCCGTATCTTCGCGGAGCGTCAGCGCCTGGGTATATGAAAGCCGCATTCCGTCCAAGACGAATATGGACAAAGCCTGCCGCTTTCTCGGTTACCCCCAGCATGTACTGTTTAACGAAGCGCTGCTTCGGCAGAGCCCGATCCTGTGCCAGCCGTCTTCTTCCCGCTTTATGAAACGAAGCGCGGAACAGCCGCATCGCAGCGACATTTTGACCGGACTATGCATGGTTCATGATCTTTCGGTGACCGACGCCGCCCGCTGGATCGGGGTTCATCCCGGCACCTTCCGCAAATGGATGCACCAGAGCCTGCTTCCGGCTCCTTCCCTTCAGGAAAAGGCGGAAGCGTTTTTCCGGATACCTCGCGCCATTTTATTTGCCGACTGCGTTCCTGCCAAGAAACATAATTAA